One part of the Flavobacteriales bacterium genome encodes these proteins:
- a CDS encoding FAD-dependent oxidoreductase gives MRNLIKLSALLLATLIMSCSSQEKEGSQTESSVDFDVIVIGAGAAGMYTALHLDKNGMNVKVLEASSTHGGRAQFNNNFCEGFLAIGPEEVYPSRDFPIPMRTKAMTKFREIAIEEGKDPERLDIKGDKVMYEGAVFAHLPDSGTQLIDIYRDIYMWDSTLLHPFEIGEEYYFRFFDDPRTDLGDWPYPHHNNYHNIDYHMGLENIVYLKEGKPVNALEDDTYLKALKAIHAIGDYDGPDTTKSAALFAQAGIKEGDLIWTIVEDLMAAGTSASSLNHMYTSKYPEIKGEEEEEEEEREEGHYYEDPGGNVFLVDVPYKSFLDTLYFQPLHDKGLIKYDAPVVKVDYTNDVIVVTDENGETYTTNRVVSTVSSDVLKSEIIDFVPNLPADKVKAYNKMTLDVGFRMYLKFKEPIWEKDDIVEILGAGLSTRCWVPNKYRGEGVNDPNVLQCYIMGERAEDLIAKDERAEEVVVKELDAIFGGTTATDNFIEAFYMNYEMDPYIKGIYSYGSSKGWYNEEGVGADEILAKSVDNKLFFAGEATWSSTVVGAMRSGLASAEEILELDKE, from the coding sequence ATGAGAAACTTAATCAAACTATCGGCTTTATTATTAGCTACTTTAATCATGTCTTGTTCTTCACAAGAGAAAGAAGGCAGTCAAACTGAGTCATCGGTAGATTTTGATGTGATAGTAATTGGGGCAGGAGCTGCGGGAATGTATACTGCATTGCATTTAGATAAAAACGGAATGAATGTTAAAGTATTAGAGGCATCTTCAACACATGGCGGTAGAGCTCAATTTAACAATAATTTCTGCGAAGGGTTTTTAGCAATAGGACCAGAAGAAGTATATCCTTCGAGAGACTTTCCAATTCCAATGAGAACTAAGGCAATGACTAAGTTTAGAGAAATTGCTATTGAAGAGGGCAAAGATCCTGAAAGGTTGGATATTAAAGGGGATAAGGTAATGTACGAAGGAGCAGTTTTTGCACATTTACCGGATAGTGGCACACAACTTATTGATATCTACAGAGATATCTATATGTGGGATTCTACATTGCTTCATCCTTTTGAAATTGGTGAAGAGTATTACTTCCGTTTTTTCGATGATCCGAGAACAGATTTGGGAGACTGGCCTTATCCTCATCACAATAATTATCACAATATCGACTACCACATGGGTTTGGAAAATATTGTGTACTTAAAAGAGGGTAAGCCTGTAAATGCACTTGAGGATGATACTTATTTAAAAGCGCTGAAAGCTATTCATGCAATTGGAGATTATGACGGTCCGGATACAACTAAGTCTGCAGCCTTGTTTGCTCAAGCTGGCATTAAGGAAGGAGATTTAATATGGACAATTGTGGAAGACTTAATGGCAGCTGGGACTTCAGCTAGTTCATTAAATCACATGTATACTTCGAAATATCCTGAGATTAAAGGGGAAGAAGAAGAAGAAGAAGAAGAAAGGGAAGAAGGACATTATTATGAAGATCCAGGAGGGAATGTTTTTTTAGTTGACGTTCCTTATAAATCATTTTTGGATACTCTTTATTTCCAACCACTACATGATAAAGGATTAATCAAGTACGATGCACCAGTTGTTAAAGTTGATTATACCAATGATGTTATTGTTGTTACGGATGAAAATGGCGAGACATACACAACTAATCGTGTTGTAAGTACTGTTTCTTCCGATGTATTAAAAAGTGAGATAATTGATTTCGTTCCGAACTTACCTGCTGATAAAGTTAAGGCTTACAATAAAATGACTTTGGATGTTGGATTTAGAATGTACCTTAAATTCAAAGAGCCAATTTGGGAAAAAGATGATATCGTTGAGATATTAGGAGCAGGACTTTCAACTAGATGTTGGGTTCCTAATAAATACAGAGGAGAAGGTGTTAATGATCCTAATGTATTACAGTGCTACATAATGGGAGAACGAGCGGAAGATTTAATTGCAAAAGATGAACGGGCAGAAGAAGTTGTAGTAAAAGAGTTAGATGCAATATTCGGAGGCACTACGGCTACGGATAACTTCATCGAGGCATTCTATATGAACTATGAAATGGATCCATATATCAAAGGGATTTACTCATACGGTTCTTCTAAGGGCTGGTATAATGAAGAGGGTGTAGGAGCAGATGAAATCTTAGCTAAGTCGGTAGATAATAAATTATTCTTTGCAGGTGAAGCTACGTGGAGTAGTACAGTAGTAGGAGCAATGCGAAGTGGATTGGCTTCTGCTGAAGAGATATTAGAGTTGGATAAAGAGTAA
- a CDS encoding T9SS type A sorting domain-containing protein — protein MMKFLFKTSLSFWILLIPILTPLHGRASDLQIINFAVGSGDAALVILPDGKTMMIDTGTENKFNDVVYPFFQNNGITHLDYIVESHGHGDHNGGYDSLVSKGYIDINTIEWDNQTFNYEDKFEISGVNFFIYNVKNTTLYGTDANLNSLAFRMEYNGFVYTTGGDEGTGSMDRFLDEHPGKVRAHVRKTAHHLYGPLSSDFLKATDAYLFIISNNADNMNTLGPAFDNNFLPSINWLHANNRRITDPGYAITGEEGHVYTRAADSSDWCFTYLPNLTTDLIPSALTCPPFTSSINDNESLTSITTYPNPAIDYVTIDLGSSFQEVVVQVINSIGSVLDINNYQFVSSITLDVSNYNDGLYFINVVSDSERNSFKIIKNK, from the coding sequence ATGATGAAATTTTTATTTAAAACTTCATTATCCTTTTGGATACTTTTAATACCTATTCTCACTCCACTGCATGGTAGGGCATCCGATCTTCAAATAATAAATTTCGCGGTTGGATCCGGAGATGCAGCGCTTGTAATTTTACCAGACGGCAAAACTATGATGATAGATACTGGTACTGAAAACAAATTCAATGATGTAGTTTATCCTTTTTTCCAGAACAATGGCATTACCCATTTAGACTATATAGTAGAATCACATGGTCATGGTGACCATAACGGTGGATATGATTCACTGGTAAGCAAAGGGTATATTGATATAAATACTATTGAATGGGACAACCAGACATTCAACTACGAAGACAAATTCGAAATTAGCGGAGTAAATTTCTTCATTTATAATGTAAAAAATACGACACTTTATGGAACCGATGCTAATCTAAATAGCCTTGCCTTTAGAATGGAATATAATGGGTTCGTTTATACTACAGGCGGAGACGAAGGAACAGGATCGATGGATAGATTCTTAGATGAGCACCCTGGCAAGGTAAGAGCGCATGTTCGTAAAACAGCTCATCATTTGTATGGCCCTTTAAGCTCTGACTTCCTTAAAGCAACAGATGCTTACCTTTTTATTATCTCGAACAATGCGGATAATATGAATACACTTGGACCAGCATTCGATAACAACTTCTTACCATCTATAAATTGGTTACACGCAAATAATAGAAGGATAACTGATCCTGGATATGCTATCACTGGAGAAGAAGGACACGTATATACTCGTGCTGCAGACAGTAGCGATTGGTGCTTTACTTACTTACCTAATCTTACAACAGATCTAATTCCATCTGCATTAACCTGTCCACCATTTACTTCTAGTATTAATGATAACGAAAGTTTGACGTCAATCACAACCTATCCAAATCCTGCCATAGATTATGTAACGATTGATCTTGGCAGTTCTTTCCAAGAAGTAGTTGTACAAGTAATCAACTCGATCGGGTCTGTTTTGGATATAAATAATTACCAGTTTGTTTCTTCCATTACCCTGGATGTTTCGAATTACAATGACGGACTTTATTTCATTAATGTGGTATCAGACTCTGAAAGGAATTCTTTTAAAATCATAAAGAATAAATAA
- a CDS encoding carbonic anhydrase (macrophage inducible 5; Mig-5), translating to MTTQTKDSQTALTPDRALNILVEGNKRFVTSAMTSRDLSTQIKETSTGQFPFAVVLSCIDSRVPSEIVFDQGIGDVFSARVAGNIVNVDILGSIEYGCKVAGSKVIVVLGHTKCGAVTSACKEVELGNITALLSKIKPAISTIKQSLSSDDAGFVEKVAEQNVLESIQNIRKESPILAEMESNGEIKIVGAIYSVETGEVSFI from the coding sequence ATGACAACTCAAACAAAAGATTCCCAAACTGCACTTACACCAGATAGAGCACTAAATATATTAGTAGAAGGAAACAAAAGATTTGTTACTTCAGCAATGACTAGTCGTGATTTGTCTACGCAAATTAAAGAAACAAGCACTGGTCAATTTCCATTTGCCGTGGTATTAAGTTGTATTGATTCACGCGTACCATCGGAGATCGTATTTGATCAAGGTATTGGAGATGTATTCAGCGCTCGTGTTGCTGGAAACATTGTTAATGTCGACATCCTTGGATCTATAGAGTATGGCTGCAAGGTAGCTGGCTCTAAAGTAATCGTAGTTTTAGGACATACTAAATGTGGCGCAGTAACATCGGCTTGCAAAGAGGTTGAGTTAGGAAATATCACGGCGCTTCTTTCTAAAATAAAACCAGCTATTAGTACTATTAAGCAAAGTTTGTCTTCAGATGATGCAGGGTTTGTTGAAAAGGTTGCAGAACAAAATGTACTCGAATCAATTCAGAACATAAGAAAAGAAAGTCCTATTTTGGCTGAAATGGAATCAAATGGTGAGATTAAAATAGTCGGTGCTATTTATTCTGTAGAAACTGGAGAAGTAAGCTTTATATAA